GATACGGTCTTGTGACCGTCGAAGACGCCCGGAACCAGTCCAAATCCATAGTTGATCTTGCGCCCGTTGTTCAGCGTATCGGCGGTCGACATCAGCGCATACGAGGCGGGCGACACCACTCGGCCCGCGGCAAGCGCGCGTTGCCACTTCGCAAAGTCGCCGACGGTGGAGCACAGCGCTCCGGCGGCGAAGGGGTGTGACAGATCCAGGAACTGGGCGCGCTGCGTCGCCGCCCCGTTTGCCCCCTTGGTATATCCGAGCGCGAACGCGGGATCCGATGTTCGCGACGGGCAGTACGACGTCTGACGCAGTCCCAACGGCTTGAAGAACTGCGCTTCGAGATAGCTCGCGTACTTTTGACCGCTCGCCTTCTCGATCACCATGCCGAGCAGGACGTAGCCCGTGTTGTCGTATCGGTATGCGGTGCCGGGCGCGAAGTCGAACGTGTCGGCCGCGACGAGCTTGATGATCGCGTCGGGTGACAGCGGGTCGTTCCAGGTCTTTTGCCAATCCGGCACCGACGTGTAGTCGTGAATGCCGGACGTATGCGTCAGCAGCTGGCGAATCGAGACCTGCTTGCCGTGCAACGGAAACTGCGGGACGTACTTCGAGAGATCGTCATCCAGCTTCACACGCCCCTGCTCCACCAGCTTCATGATCGCGGCGGAGGTGAACTGCTTCGTGTTGGAACCGATCTCGTAGATCGTCGCCGTCGTCGGCGCGCGTGCCGCGTCGACGTTGGCGAGACCATACGCGCCGTACGCCAACGTATCGTTCCCGCGAATCACCGCGAACGACGCGCCGGGCGCGCGGGACTCCGCGAGATACGTGAGAACCAGGGAATCGGCGCGCGGACGAAACGCATCGCGCGTGATGGTCGAGCGTTGGGCGCCGGCAACAGAGAAGCCGGCGAGCATCGCGATCCCGGCGAATCGGACGGAATACAGCATGTGAATGCTCCGGAATGTGGGACGAACGACGCCGGTGATGTCGCGGGGGAGGGGGGGACCACCGAAGCCAGCCGTTTGGTATACCAAACTTGTATTCTTCGTACGCTGGACGCTACTATGTCGCTGAATTCTCGCCGTGCCGTGCCATCCACACCTGAGCGACCCTGCCATGCCTTTCCGCACCACGCATCGGACTCGAGATCGCGTCCGCGCCGTTCTGCCGACGCCCGCGCTGTGGCTCGCCGCATTGTTCCTGGCCGGCACCGCGCCCGCGCAGACGCCGTCCTTCACGCTCGAGTCGGCGCTCGGCGCGCCGTTCCCCAGTGGGCTCATTGCGTCGCCCGCCGGCGGACGAGTCGCGTGGATCTTCGACGCACAGGGCAGCCGAAACATCTGGATCGGAGAGCCCGGCGCAAACGGATCGTTCACGTCGAGGCAACTGACCGGATTCGCCGGTGACCTCGGTGTGGAGATCGGAGCCCTCGCGTGGTCGTTCGACGGCGAGGCGCTCGTGTTCGAGCGCGGCGGCGAGCCGAACCCACGCGATCTGCCGCTCGGATCCATGCCCGGACAGCTCTGGACGATCTCACTCGGCGACACGACGCCACGGTTGATCGGCGAGGGAAACTCACCGGCGATGGCGCCCAAGACGAAGACGGTCGCCTACATCGCCCGCAATTCCATCGTGCTCGCATCGTTGGACGGGAGCGAGAAACCGCAGACCGTGGTTCGAGATCTTGGCAGAGATGGTGCGCTGGCGTGGGCGCCCGACGGCTCGCGCATCGCGTTCATGAGTAGCCGCGGCGATCACAGTCTGATCGGCGTGTATGACCTCGCGCGCAAGTCGATTGTTTGGCTGGCGCCGAGTGTGGATCGGGATGCCAGTCCGATCTGGTCGCCCGACGGAACGAAGATCGCGTTCGTCCGCATTCCTCCTGGTGCGCCCGGCCCATTCTCGTCGACGCGGACCGCCGAGCCGTGGTCCATTTGGATCGCCGACCCCGCGACGGGAAAGGGGCACCAGGTCTGGCGGGCCGATGAAGGAGCCGGCAGCCGATTCTATCCGCTGGAAGGAAACCCTGCGTTCGCGTGGGCGGGGGGGGCCGACGACAGAATCGTTTTTCCGTGGGAGAGAAGCGGTTGGGTGCACCTCTACAGCATCCCTGTTGCGGGCGGAACGCCGACGCTGCTCACGCCCGGCGACTTCGAGATCTTCAGCGCCGATTTGAGTCCGGACCGCCGTCATATCGTCTATTCATCGAACCAGGGCGATTCGGATCACCGGCACATTTGGCAGGTGCCGGTCGCG
The sequence above is drawn from the Gemmatimonadaceae bacterium genome and encodes:
- a CDS encoding prolyl oligopeptidase family serine peptidase; amino-acid sequence: MPFRTTHRTRDRVRAVLPTPALWLAALFLAGTAPAQTPSFTLESALGAPFPSGLIASPAGGRVAWIFDAQGSRNIWIGEPGANGSFTSRQLTGFAGDLGVEIGALAWSFDGEALVFERGGEPNPRDLPLGSMPGQLWTISLGDTTPRLIGEGNSPAMAPKTKTVAYIARNSIVLASLDGSEKPQTVVRDLGRDGALAWAPDGSRIAFMSSRGDHSLIGVYDLARKSIVWLAPSVDRDASPIWSPDGTKIAFVRIPPGAPGPFSSTRTAEPWSIWIADPATGKGHQVWRADEGAGSRFYPLEGNPAFAWAGGADDRIVFPWERSGWVHLYSIPVAGGTPTLLTPGDFEIFSADLSPDRRHIVYSSNQGDSDHRHIWQVPVAGGAPSPVTTGQTIADLPVFTSDGRSVVFLSADARNPMRPVAVSQSGDRFGAPRDIAPQTISEEYPGAHFVVPQPVTFRSPDGMTVYGQLFLPPGKTGQPGNAARHPALLFFHGGPYRQMLLGPNPMSAYTYMYAMNQYFASRGYVVLSVNYRGGTGYGLNFRVPPKFGPSGASEFNDIMGAANFLKARPDVDSKRLGVWGGSYGGYMTALALARASDTFAAGVDYAGVHDWSGVLKVYAAAGAQSASDSLARASSPLSSIKRWRSPVLVIQADDDHNVPFNQTVQLMTALREQKVPNELIVIPNEIHDLLLHRSWLAYFHAQSDFLDKYLVR
- a CDS encoding serine hydrolase domain-containing protein, which codes for MLYSVRFAGIAMLAGFSVAGAQRSTITRDAFRPRADSLVLTYLAESRAPGASFAVIRGNDTLAYGAYGLANVDAARAPTTATIYEIGSNTKQFTSAAIMKLVEQGRVKLDDDLSKYVPQFPLHGKQVSIRQLLTHTSGIHDYTSVPDWQKTWNDPLSPDAIIKLVAADTFDFAPGTAYRYDNTGYVLLGMVIEKASGQKYASYLEAQFFKPLGLRQTSYCPSRTSDPAFALGYTKGANGAATQRAQFLDLSHPFAAGALCSTVGDFAKWQRALAAGRVVSPASYALMSTADTLNNGRKINYGFGLVPGVFDGHKTVSHTGGIPGFATAAAYVADDSLSIVVFTNYDRESPQRLVQNLLRAAYGEALVAAGAAPARGTAPALSPADRDAIVGSYTLQLPTGQSLPIKFFLDGTRLMAQAQGQSANEINYLGNFAFGVAFDPALRFTFTMEGGKATKVTLLQGGASIEGARAP